The following are encoded together in the Peromyscus maniculatus bairdii isolate BWxNUB_F1_BW_parent chromosome 22, HU_Pman_BW_mat_3.1, whole genome shotgun sequence genome:
- the Adgrf3 gene encoding adhesion G-protein coupled receptor F3 isoform X1 gives MLTALGLTTECRVKQDGTRLCFCLPGYRWNARLCSLYPTCYSGVRSEIDLCRCRSFHGPAPGYCQSLTPVPADLALDSQLPRDTLNLILKTAEATNLRWYLQHPHNHRRIFLRPGTNVFQMSTQGQAGLRVASLSRYWTGTYMSIFEAQGFRRRLDRVVQVPLKTEDVVRLPDELSISCAASTGFQLSCCVPLTKLNYTALWSPGEGSQASLYNTSDSQCLVLTVQRCPAADTTYTCTVHSPNLPPLVAPVSITVIQDGDTTCPEDFSVVAWNVTKAGFVAQAPCPVNKRGVVKRLCGSDGIWGPIQNSCTEAKILSLCLEAQLLLEGQGKPDEEVPRILRELQGQVGVASTSSDLREMLHTVTFLASVVAETRTELTDSALKDLLTTTDKILDGNISALWTLAQAQEPSMGSDFLAAVETLVHSLSPQRHPFLFRSSNVFLQSQLLPHTSPPSYQMSYSAWPLLQARIPWHSLAPLVQNGTNVSITSLVLQKLDHRLPAHYVQGLWNTPYATPGLILVVSITADGQAFTKAELLIDFADVNGTLHCVFWDHSLHQGQGGWSDKGCQVQAANASTATQCFCRHLTAFSILMSQHTVPENPTLDLLSQVGVGASILALLVCLVIYRLVWGAVVRNKVAFFRHAALYNMVICLLVADACFLGSPFVPSGHHSLPCLATAFLCHFFYLATFFWMLAQALVLAHQLLFVFHQLSKYLVLSLMVILGYLCPLGFAGATLGLYLPQGKYLWEGKCLLSGDGVALHAFSEPVLAIVTVNALVLVIVVLKLLRPSLSEGPPSEKRHALMGVLKALLILTPIFGLTWALGVAVIVDQGSVVFQYVFTILNSFQGVFILVFGCLTDKKVLEALRKRFRFRGTQSSCSALSLATNETHTSEHSKERSEHASYEERVAD, from the exons ATGCTTACTGCCCTTGGCCTTACAACAG AATGTCGCGTCAAACAGGATGGGACTCGGCTCTGCTTTTGCCTCCCTGGCTACCGGTGGAATGCTAGGCTTTGCTCCCTTTATCCTACCTGCTACAGCGGCGTCAGATCGGAAATCGATCTCTGTAGATGCCGCAGTTTCCACGGTCCTGCTCCTGGCTACTGCCAGTCGCTGACACCCG TTCCTGCAGACCTAGCCCTGGACTCCCAGCTGCCTCGGGACACCCTGAACCTCATTCTCAAGACAGCGGAGGCCACCAACCTGAGGTGGTACTTGCAGCACCCACACAACCACAGACGCATCTTCCTACGGCCAGGGACAAATGTGTTCCAGATGTCCACtcagggccaggctggccttcgCGTCGCCAGCTTATCCCGTTACTGGACAG GTACGTACATGAGCATCTTCGAGGCCCAGGGATTCAGGCGGAGGCTGGATCGGGTGGTGCAGGTGCCCTTGAAGACGGAAGACGTGGTTCGGCTCCCAGACGAGCTGTCCATCTCCTGTGCTGCCTCCACTGGCTTCCAGCTGAGCTGCTGCGTACCGCTCACAAAACTGAACTACACTGCTCTCTGGAGTCCCGGGGAGGGAAGCCAAG CCTCCTTGTATAATACATCAGATTCCCAATGCCTGGTGCTGACTGTTCAGCGCTGCCCAGCAGCTGacaccacatatacatgtacCGTTCACAGTCCGAACCTGCCTCCTCTTGTGGCTCCTGTCTCCATCACCGTCATCCAGG ATGGAGACACTACCTGCCCAGAGGACTTCTCAGTGGTTGCCTGGAATGTCACCAAGGCTGGCTTCGTGGCACAGGCCCCGTGTCCTGTGAATAAGAGGGGCGTGGTAAAGAGGCTCTGTGGGTCTGATGGCATCTGGGGGCCCATCCAGAACAGCTGCACAGAGGCAAAGATCCTAAGCTTGTGTCTTGAAGCCCAG ctgctgctggaagGCCAGGGAAAGCCAGATGAGGAGGTGCCACGTATCCTGAGAGAGCTGCAAGGGCAGGTGGGGGTGGCCAGCACCTCCTCTGACTTACGAGAAATGCTGCACACTGTGACCTTCCTGGCCAGTGTGGTAGCCGAGACAAGAACAGAGCTGACAGACAGTGCCCTGAAG GATCTCCTGACAACCACAGACAAGATTCTAGATGGGAACATCAGCGCCCTGTGGACTCTGGCCCAGGCCCAGGAGCCCTCGATGGGCTCAGATTTCCTGGCGGCCGTGGAGACGCTGGTCCACAGCTTGAGCCCACAGCGGCATCCTTTCCTCTTCCGCTCATCTAATGTGTTCCTGCAGAGCCAGCTCCTCCCACACACCTCTCCTCCCAGCTACCAAATGTCCTACTCGGCCTGGCCCCTCCTGCAGGCACGGATTCCATGGCATTCCCTGGCCCCGCTGGTCCAAAACGGAACTAATGTCAGCATTACTAGCCTAGTACTGCAGAAACTGGACCACCGCCTGCCCGCACACTATGTACAAGGGCTGTGGAACACGCCGTATGCCACTCCCGGGCTGATCCTTGTGGTCTCCATCACAGCAGATGGCCAGGCCTTCACAAAGGCAGAGCTTCTCATCGACTTTGCAGACGTGAACGGAACCCTGCACTGTGTCTTCTGGGACCACAGTCTCCACCAGGGTCAGGGCGGGTGGTCGGATAAAGGGTGCCAGGTCCAGGCGGCCAACGCCAGCACCGCCACTCAGTGCTTCTGCCGGCATCTCACTGCTTTTTCCATCCTCATGTCCCAGCACACCGTCCCGGAGAATCCTACCCTGGACCTGCTGAGCCAAGTGGGTGTCGGGGCTTCCATCTTGGCACTGCTCGTGTGCCTGGTCATTTACAGGCTGGTGTGGGGCGCGGTGGTTCGGAACAAGGTCGCCTTCTTCCGCCACGCGGCCCTGTATAACATGGTGATCTGCCTGCTGGTCGCAGACGCGTGCTTCCTGGGAAGCCCGTTCGTTCCTTCCGGGCACCACAGCCTTCCCTGCCTAGCCACCGCTTTCCTGTGTCACTTTTTCTACCTGGCCACCTTTTTCTGGATGCTGGCACAGGCCCTGGTGCTGGCTCACCAATTGCTCTTTGTCTTCCATCAGCTGTCCAAGTACTTGGTCCTCTCCCTGATGGTGATCCTGGGCTACCTGTGCCCACTGGGGTTCGCAGGGGCCACCCTGGGCCTCTACTTGCCTCAGGGGAAATACCTGTGGGAGGGGAAATGCTTGCTGAGTGGAGACGGAGTCGCGCTGCACGCCTTCAGCGAGCCGGTGCTGGCCATCGTCACGGTGAACGCGCTGGTCCTGGTCATCGTTGTGCTGAAGCTCCTGAGACCATCTCTGTCAGAGGGACCCCCCTCGGAAAAGCGCCACGCTCTCATGGGGGTGCTTAAGGCCCTGCTTATTCTCACGCCCATCTTTGGCCTCA
- the Adgrf3 gene encoding adhesion G-protein coupled receptor F3 isoform X2, with translation MLTALGLTTECRVKQDGTRLCFCLPGYRWNARLCSLYPTCYSGVRSEIDLCRCRSFHGPAPGYCQSLTPVPADLALDSQLPRDTLNLILKTAEATNLRWYLQHPHNHRRIFLRPGTNVFQMSTQGQAGLRVASLSRYWTGTYMSIFEAQGFRRRLDRVVQVPLKTEDVVRLPDELSISCAASTGFQLSCCVPLTKLNYTALWSPGEGSQASLYNTSDSQCLVLTVQRCPAADTTYTCTVHSPNLPPLVAPVSITVIQDGDTTCPEDFSVVAWNVTKAGFVAQAPCPVNKRGVVKRLCGSDGIWGPIQNSCTEAKILSLCLEAQLLLEGQGKPDEEVPRILRELQGQVGVASTSSDLREMLHTVTFLASVVAETRTELTDSALKDLLTTTDKILDGNISALWTLAQAQEPSMGSDFLAAVETLVHSLSPQRHPFLFRSSNVFLQSQLLPHTSPPSYQMSYSAWPLLQARIPWHSLAPLVQNGTNVSITSLVLQKLDHRLPAHYVQGLWNTPYATPGLILVVSITADGQAFTKAELLIDFADVNGTLHCVFWDHSLHQGQGGWSDKGCQVQAANASTATQCFCRHLTAFSILMSQHTVPENPTLDLLSQVGVGASILALLVCLVIYRLVWGAVVRNKVAFFRHAALYNMVICLLVADACFLGSPFVPSGHHSLPCLATAFLCHFFYLATFFWMLAQALVLAHQLLFVFHQLSKYLVLSLMVILGYLCPLGFAGATLGLYLPQGKYLWEGKCLLSGDGVALHAFSEPVLAIVTVNALVLVIVVLKLLRPSLSEGPPSEKRHALMGVLKALLILTPIFGLTWALGVAVIVDQGSVVFQYVFTILNSFQGVFILVFGCLTDKKVLEALRKRFRFRGTQSSCSALSLATNETHTSEHSKERSEHAR, from the exons ATGCTTACTGCCCTTGGCCTTACAACAG AATGTCGCGTCAAACAGGATGGGACTCGGCTCTGCTTTTGCCTCCCTGGCTACCGGTGGAATGCTAGGCTTTGCTCCCTTTATCCTACCTGCTACAGCGGCGTCAGATCGGAAATCGATCTCTGTAGATGCCGCAGTTTCCACGGTCCTGCTCCTGGCTACTGCCAGTCGCTGACACCCG TTCCTGCAGACCTAGCCCTGGACTCCCAGCTGCCTCGGGACACCCTGAACCTCATTCTCAAGACAGCGGAGGCCACCAACCTGAGGTGGTACTTGCAGCACCCACACAACCACAGACGCATCTTCCTACGGCCAGGGACAAATGTGTTCCAGATGTCCACtcagggccaggctggccttcgCGTCGCCAGCTTATCCCGTTACTGGACAG GTACGTACATGAGCATCTTCGAGGCCCAGGGATTCAGGCGGAGGCTGGATCGGGTGGTGCAGGTGCCCTTGAAGACGGAAGACGTGGTTCGGCTCCCAGACGAGCTGTCCATCTCCTGTGCTGCCTCCACTGGCTTCCAGCTGAGCTGCTGCGTACCGCTCACAAAACTGAACTACACTGCTCTCTGGAGTCCCGGGGAGGGAAGCCAAG CCTCCTTGTATAATACATCAGATTCCCAATGCCTGGTGCTGACTGTTCAGCGCTGCCCAGCAGCTGacaccacatatacatgtacCGTTCACAGTCCGAACCTGCCTCCTCTTGTGGCTCCTGTCTCCATCACCGTCATCCAGG ATGGAGACACTACCTGCCCAGAGGACTTCTCAGTGGTTGCCTGGAATGTCACCAAGGCTGGCTTCGTGGCACAGGCCCCGTGTCCTGTGAATAAGAGGGGCGTGGTAAAGAGGCTCTGTGGGTCTGATGGCATCTGGGGGCCCATCCAGAACAGCTGCACAGAGGCAAAGATCCTAAGCTTGTGTCTTGAAGCCCAG ctgctgctggaagGCCAGGGAAAGCCAGATGAGGAGGTGCCACGTATCCTGAGAGAGCTGCAAGGGCAGGTGGGGGTGGCCAGCACCTCCTCTGACTTACGAGAAATGCTGCACACTGTGACCTTCCTGGCCAGTGTGGTAGCCGAGACAAGAACAGAGCTGACAGACAGTGCCCTGAAG GATCTCCTGACAACCACAGACAAGATTCTAGATGGGAACATCAGCGCCCTGTGGACTCTGGCCCAGGCCCAGGAGCCCTCGATGGGCTCAGATTTCCTGGCGGCCGTGGAGACGCTGGTCCACAGCTTGAGCCCACAGCGGCATCCTTTCCTCTTCCGCTCATCTAATGTGTTCCTGCAGAGCCAGCTCCTCCCACACACCTCTCCTCCCAGCTACCAAATGTCCTACTCGGCCTGGCCCCTCCTGCAGGCACGGATTCCATGGCATTCCCTGGCCCCGCTGGTCCAAAACGGAACTAATGTCAGCATTACTAGCCTAGTACTGCAGAAACTGGACCACCGCCTGCCCGCACACTATGTACAAGGGCTGTGGAACACGCCGTATGCCACTCCCGGGCTGATCCTTGTGGTCTCCATCACAGCAGATGGCCAGGCCTTCACAAAGGCAGAGCTTCTCATCGACTTTGCAGACGTGAACGGAACCCTGCACTGTGTCTTCTGGGACCACAGTCTCCACCAGGGTCAGGGCGGGTGGTCGGATAAAGGGTGCCAGGTCCAGGCGGCCAACGCCAGCACCGCCACTCAGTGCTTCTGCCGGCATCTCACTGCTTTTTCCATCCTCATGTCCCAGCACACCGTCCCGGAGAATCCTACCCTGGACCTGCTGAGCCAAGTGGGTGTCGGGGCTTCCATCTTGGCACTGCTCGTGTGCCTGGTCATTTACAGGCTGGTGTGGGGCGCGGTGGTTCGGAACAAGGTCGCCTTCTTCCGCCACGCGGCCCTGTATAACATGGTGATCTGCCTGCTGGTCGCAGACGCGTGCTTCCTGGGAAGCCCGTTCGTTCCTTCCGGGCACCACAGCCTTCCCTGCCTAGCCACCGCTTTCCTGTGTCACTTTTTCTACCTGGCCACCTTTTTCTGGATGCTGGCACAGGCCCTGGTGCTGGCTCACCAATTGCTCTTTGTCTTCCATCAGCTGTCCAAGTACTTGGTCCTCTCCCTGATGGTGATCCTGGGCTACCTGTGCCCACTGGGGTTCGCAGGGGCCACCCTGGGCCTCTACTTGCCTCAGGGGAAATACCTGTGGGAGGGGAAATGCTTGCTGAGTGGAGACGGAGTCGCGCTGCACGCCTTCAGCGAGCCGGTGCTGGCCATCGTCACGGTGAACGCGCTGGTCCTGGTCATCGTTGTGCTGAAGCTCCTGAGACCATCTCTGTCAGAGGGACCCCCCTCGGAAAAGCGCCACGCTCTCATGGGGGTGCTTAAGGCCCTGCTTATTCTCACGCCCATCTTTGGCCTCA